Proteins from one Streptomyces sp. NBC_00289 genomic window:
- a CDS encoding AAA family ATPase, with translation MTAPLTPPPPPHEHSPHQAWQPPGAGHTASAPRDAWTGGYHDDGPGMKTELIEAALVTLAVAVSGALLGVLWWWLAPHVPLVGEVVNKSWTVYLKDTEGEQAIGVDGTFILLGLAFGAVSAVAAFLVRRRGGVPLVVALAVGGLLGSWLAWKLGVWLGPEHDVIAHARSVGKGVTFSAPLKLGAKGALLAWPLGALLVHLGLTAFFGPRDPEQHGPYQQGPVPKDPYGAPPA, from the coding sequence GTGACCGCACCGTTGACTCCGCCTCCGCCGCCGCACGAACACTCCCCGCACCAGGCGTGGCAGCCGCCGGGCGCCGGGCACACGGCATCCGCGCCGCGGGACGCCTGGACCGGCGGGTACCACGACGACGGCCCCGGGATGAAGACCGAACTGATCGAGGCCGCTCTGGTCACGCTGGCGGTGGCGGTCTCCGGGGCGCTGCTCGGGGTGCTGTGGTGGTGGCTGGCGCCGCACGTTCCGCTGGTCGGCGAGGTGGTGAACAAGAGCTGGACCGTCTACCTCAAGGACACCGAGGGGGAGCAGGCGATCGGCGTCGACGGAACGTTCATCCTGCTGGGGCTGGCGTTCGGTGCGGTGAGCGCGGTCGCCGCGTTCCTGGTCCGGCGGCGCGGTGGAGTGCCGCTGGTGGTGGCGCTCGCGGTCGGGGGGCTGCTGGGGTCGTGGCTGGCCTGGAAGCTCGGCGTGTGGCTGGGCCCCGAGCACGACGTCATCGCCCACGCGAGGTCGGTGGGCAAGGGCGTGACGTTCTCGGCGCCGCTGAAGCTGGGGGCCAAGGGCGCGCTGCTGGCGTGGCCGCTGGGAGCACTGCTGGTGCACCTCGGGCTGACGGCGTTCTTCGGACCGCGGGACCCGGAGCAGCACGGCCCCTACCAGCAGGGTCCGGTTCCGAAGGATCCCTACGGGGCCCCGCCGGCCTGA
- a CDS encoding ABC transporter ATP-binding protein, with product MCAVRGLTKTYPAVRGRRGTPATPEVRATDDVRLDIRRGEIFGLLGPNGAGKSTLVRQLTGLMRPDRGSVEILGHDIVRHPERAARILAYLGQESTALDELTVSLAAETTGRLRGLDVRAARAERDAVLDELGLTPIAGRPLNKLSGGQRRLACLAAALVGERPLLVLDEPTTAMDPVARRAVWSAVDRRRAEHGTTVLLVTHNVIEAETVLDRVAVLDQGRVIACDTPSGLKEQVAGEVRVDLVWRETAPLHVPEVAALHERAVESGRRWTLRLAPEEARAVVATVTGGAAFAALDDFTLATPSLEDVYLALGGNPKGLVKA from the coding sequence GTGTGCGCGGTGCGCGGGCTGACCAAGACCTATCCGGCGGTGCGCGGCCGGCGCGGCACTCCGGCGACACCCGAGGTACGGGCCACCGACGACGTACGGCTGGACATCCGCCGCGGTGAGATCTTCGGGCTGCTCGGACCGAACGGCGCCGGCAAGTCCACCCTGGTACGGCAGCTGACCGGGCTGATGCGGCCCGACCGGGGCAGCGTCGAGATCCTCGGGCACGACATCGTGCGCCATCCGGAGCGGGCCGCACGCATCCTCGCCTACCTGGGGCAGGAGTCGACCGCCCTCGACGAGCTGACCGTGTCCCTGGCCGCCGAGACGACCGGACGGCTGCGCGGCCTGGACGTGCGCGCGGCACGGGCCGAGCGGGACGCCGTCCTGGACGAGCTGGGGCTCACGCCGATCGCCGGGCGTCCGCTGAACAAGCTGTCCGGCGGGCAGCGGCGGCTCGCGTGTCTCGCCGCGGCGCTCGTGGGGGAGCGGCCGCTGCTGGTCCTCGACGAGCCGACCACCGCCATGGACCCGGTGGCCCGGCGGGCCGTGTGGTCCGCCGTCGACCGCCGCCGGGCCGAGCACGGGACGACCGTCCTGCTGGTCACGCACAACGTCATCGAGGCCGAGACGGTCCTGGACCGGGTCGCCGTCCTCGACCAGGGACGGGTGATCGCCTGCGACACCCCCTCCGGGCTCAAGGAGCAGGTCGCCGGGGAGGTGCGGGTCGACCTCGTGTGGCGCGAGACGGCCCCGCTGCACGTCCCCGAGGTCGCCGCGTTGCACGAGCGGGCCGTCGAGTCCGGGCGCCGCTGGACGCTGCGGCTGGCCCCGGAGGAGGCGCGCGCGGTCGTCGCCACCGTCACCGGCGGGGCCGCCTTCGCCGCGCTGGACGACTTCACGCTGGCCACGCCGAGCCTGGAGGACGTGTACCTGGCGCTCGGCGGGAACCCGAAAGGGCTGGTGAAGGCATGA
- a CDS encoding ABC transporter permease yields the protein MSVVPAEVLPGSALAVEESAGRAAAELGPRARLWPSLAAVYRAQLSRARVARIPLLFVATFQSVGIMVLMRGVVDGGGEAESVVAGASVLVVAFVALNLLAQYFGQLRANGGLDHYATLPVPPAAVVLGAAGAYASFTVPGTVVTAVFGCVLFGLPLAHLWVLLAVIPLAGAALSGLGAALGLLAPRPELATLLGQLGMSAALLLGVLPSDRMPEAVRLARDLLPSTYGVEAFARTFGPHPDWAFVLGDLAVCAGVGVVSLAVATWAYRRAAVR from the coding sequence GTGAGTGTCGTACCCGCTGAGGTTCTGCCGGGCAGTGCCCTGGCCGTGGAGGAGAGCGCCGGGCGCGCCGCGGCCGAGCTCGGGCCGCGCGCGCGGCTGTGGCCGTCGCTCGCGGCCGTGTACCGGGCGCAGCTGTCCCGCGCGCGCGTGGCGCGGATCCCGCTGCTGTTCGTGGCGACCTTCCAGTCAGTCGGGATCATGGTCCTGATGCGGGGGGTCGTGGACGGTGGCGGCGAGGCCGAGTCGGTAGTGGCCGGGGCGTCGGTCCTCGTCGTGGCCTTCGTCGCGCTGAACCTCCTCGCGCAGTACTTCGGCCAGCTGCGGGCCAACGGCGGACTCGACCACTACGCGACGCTGCCGGTGCCGCCGGCCGCCGTGGTACTCGGTGCGGCGGGCGCGTACGCGTCGTTCACCGTGCCGGGGACCGTGGTGACGGCGGTGTTCGGGTGCGTGCTGTTCGGGCTCCCGCTGGCGCACCTGTGGGTGCTGCTGGCGGTGATCCCGCTGGCGGGCGCCGCGCTGTCCGGTCTGGGCGCCGCGCTCGGGCTGCTCGCCCCGCGTCCGGAACTGGCCACGCTGCTCGGGCAGCTGGGCATGTCCGCGGCCCTGCTGCTGGGGGTGCTGCCGTCCGACCGGATGCCGGAGGCCGTGCGGCTGGCCCGGGACCTGCTGCCCTCCACCTACGGCGTGGAGGCCTTCGCGCGGACCTTCGGACCGCATCCGGACTGGGCGTTCGTCCTGGGCGACCTCGCCGTGTGCGCGGGCGTCGGCGTCGTCTCGCTGGCCGTCGCCACCTGGGCCTACCGCCGTGCGGCCGTCCGGTGA
- the dnaE gene encoding DNA polymerase III subunit alpha codes for MSKPPFTHLHVHTQYSLLDGAARLKDMFNACNEMGMTHIAMSDHGNLHGAYDFFHTAKKAGVTPIIGIEAYVAPESRRNKRKIQWGQPHQKRDDVSGSGGYTHKTIWASNRTGLHNLFRLSSDAYAEGWLQKWPRMDKETISQWSEGLIASTGCPSGELQTRLRLGQYDEALKAAAEYQDIFGKDRYFLELMDHGIEIERRVRDGLLDIGKKLGIPPLVTNDSHYTYAHESAAHDALLCIQTGKNISDPDRFRFDGTGYYLKSTDEMYAIDSSDAWQEGCANTLLVAEQIDTSGMFEAKNLMPKFDIPEGFTEVTWFQEEVRRGMERRFPGGVPDDRQKQAEYEMDVIIQMGFPGYFLVVADFIMWAKKQGIAVGPGRGSAAGSIVAYAMGITDLDPIPHGLIFERFLNPERVSMPDVDIDFDERRRVEVIRYVTEKYGADKVAMIGTYGKIKAKNAIKDSARVLGYPYAMGDRLTKAMPADVLGKGIDLSGITDPAHPRYSEAGEIRAMYENEPDVKKVIDTAKGVEGLVRQMGVHAAGVIMSSEPIVDHAPIWVRHTDGVTITQWDYPQCESLGLLKMDFLGLRNLTIMDDAIKMVKANKGIDLEMLSLPLDDPKTFELLCRGETLGVFQFDGGPMRSLLRQMQPDNFEDISAVSALYRPGPMGMNSHINYAERKNGRQEITPIHKELEEPLQEVLAVTYGLIVYQEQVQKAAQIIAGYSLGEADILRRVMGKKKPEELAKNFVLFQAGARKNGYSDEAIQALWDVLVPFAGYAFNKAHSAAYGLVSYWTGYLKANYPAEYMAALLTSVKDDKDKSAVYLNECRRMRIKVLPPNVNESEQNFAAQGDDVILFGLSAVRNVGTNVVESIIRSRKAKGKYASFPDYLDKVEAVACNKRTTESLIKAGAFDTMGHTRKGLTAHFEPMIDNVVAVKRKEAEGQFDLFGGMGDEETSEPGFGLDVEFTTDEWEKTYLLAQEREMLGLYVSDHPLFGLEHVLSDKADAGIAQLTGGEHADGAVVTIGGIISGLQRKMTKQGNAWAIATVEDLAGSIECMFFPATYQLVSTQLVEDAVVFVKGRLDKREDVPRLVAMELQVPDLSNAGTNAPVILSIPATRVTPPMVSRLGEILSHHRGDSEVRIKLQGPTKTTVLRLDRHRVKPDPALFGDLKVLLGPSCLAG; via the coding sequence GTGTCAAAGCCGCCGTTCACGCACCTGCATGTCCACACCCAGTACTCGCTGCTGGACGGTGCCGCGCGGCTGAAGGACATGTTCAACGCGTGCAACGAGATGGGCATGACGCACATCGCCATGTCCGACCACGGCAACCTCCACGGGGCGTACGACTTCTTCCACACCGCGAAGAAGGCCGGCGTCACGCCGATCATCGGGATCGAGGCCTACGTCGCCCCCGAGTCCCGGCGCAACAAGCGCAAGATCCAGTGGGGTCAGCCGCACCAGAAGCGGGACGACGTCTCCGGTTCCGGCGGTTACACCCACAAGACGATCTGGGCGTCGAACAGGACGGGCCTGCACAACCTCTTCCGGCTCTCCTCCGACGCGTACGCCGAGGGCTGGCTGCAGAAGTGGCCCCGGATGGACAAGGAGACCATCTCCCAGTGGTCCGAGGGGCTCATCGCCTCCACCGGCTGCCCCTCCGGCGAGCTCCAGACCCGGCTGCGTCTCGGCCAGTACGACGAGGCCCTGAAGGCGGCCGCCGAGTACCAGGACATCTTCGGCAAGGACCGGTACTTCCTGGAACTGATGGACCACGGCATCGAGATCGAGCGGCGGGTCCGTGACGGCCTCCTCGACATCGGCAAGAAGCTCGGCATCCCCCCGCTCGTCACCAACGACTCGCACTACACGTACGCGCACGAGTCCGCCGCCCACGACGCCCTGCTGTGCATCCAGACCGGCAAGAACATCTCCGACCCGGACCGCTTCCGTTTCGACGGCACCGGCTACTACCTGAAGTCGACCGACGAGATGTACGCCATCGACTCCTCGGACGCCTGGCAGGAGGGTTGCGCCAACACCCTCCTGGTGGCCGAGCAGATCGACACCTCGGGCATGTTCGAGGCGAAGAACCTCATGCCCAAGTTCGACATCCCCGAGGGCTTCACCGAGGTCACCTGGTTCCAGGAGGAGGTCCGCCGCGGTATGGAGCGCCGCTTCCCCGGCGGCGTCCCCGACGACCGGCAGAAGCAGGCCGAGTACGAGATGGACGTCATCATCCAGATGGGGTTCCCGGGCTACTTCCTCGTGGTCGCCGACTTCATCATGTGGGCCAAGAAGCAGGGCATCGCGGTGGGCCCCGGCCGTGGTTCCGCGGCCGGCTCGATCGTCGCCTACGCGATGGGCATCACCGACCTCGACCCGATCCCGCACGGTCTGATCTTCGAGCGGTTCCTCAACCCCGAGCGCGTCTCCATGCCCGACGTCGACATCGACTTCGACGAGCGTCGGCGCGTCGAGGTGATCAGGTACGTGACCGAGAAGTACGGGGCCGACAAGGTCGCCATGATCGGCACGTACGGCAAGATCAAGGCGAAGAACGCCATCAAGGACTCCGCGCGCGTGCTGGGCTACCCGTACGCGATGGGCGACCGCCTCACCAAGGCGATGCCCGCCGACGTCCTGGGCAAGGGCATCGATCTGAGCGGCATCACCGATCCCGCGCACCCGCGGTACAGCGAGGCCGGCGAGATCCGCGCGATGTACGAGAACGAGCCGGACGTGAAGAAGGTCATCGACACCGCCAAGGGCGTCGAGGGCCTGGTCCGGCAGATGGGTGTGCACGCGGCCGGCGTGATCATGTCCAGCGAGCCCATCGTCGACCACGCCCCCATCTGGGTCCGGCACACCGACGGCGTGACGATCACGCAGTGGGACTACCCCCAGTGCGAGTCGCTCGGCCTGCTGAAGATGGACTTCCTGGGCCTGCGCAACCTCACGATCATGGACGACGCCATCAAGATGGTGAAGGCCAACAAGGGCATCGACCTGGAGATGCTCTCGCTCCCGCTGGACGACCCCAAGACCTTCGAACTGCTCTGCCGTGGTGAGACCCTCGGTGTCTTCCAGTTCGACGGCGGCCCGATGCGCTCGCTGCTGCGCCAGATGCAGCCCGACAACTTCGAGGACATCTCCGCCGTCTCGGCCCTCTACCGGCCGGGCCCGATGGGCATGAACTCGCACATCAACTACGCGGAGCGCAAGAACGGCCGCCAGGAGATCACGCCGATCCACAAGGAGCTGGAGGAGCCGCTCCAGGAGGTCCTGGCCGTCACCTACGGCCTGATCGTCTACCAGGAGCAGGTGCAGAAGGCCGCCCAGATCATCGCCGGCTACTCGCTCGGCGAGGCCGACATCCTGCGCCGTGTGATGGGCAAGAAGAAGCCCGAGGAACTGGCGAAGAACTTCGTCCTCTTCCAGGCGGGCGCCCGGAAGAACGGCTACAGCGACGAGGCGATCCAGGCCCTGTGGGACGTGCTGGTCCCGTTCGCCGGCTACGCCTTCAACAAGGCCCACTCCGCCGCGTACGGACTCGTCTCGTACTGGACCGGGTACCTCAAGGCGAACTATCCCGCCGAGTACATGGCCGCGCTGCTGACCTCGGTCAAGGACGACAAGGACAAGTCCGCGGTCTACCTCAACGAGTGCCGGCGCATGCGCATCAAGGTGCTCCCGCCGAACGTCAACGAGTCGGAGCAGAACTTCGCCGCGCAGGGCGACGACGTGATCCTCTTCGGGCTGTCCGCCGTCCGCAACGTCGGTACGAACGTGGTCGAGTCGATCATCCGCAGCCGCAAGGCCAAGGGGAAGTACGCCTCCTTCCCCGACTACCTCGACAAGGTCGAGGCGGTCGCCTGCAACAAGCGCACCACGGAATCGCTCATCAAGGCGGGCGCGTTCGACACCATGGGGCACACCCGCAAGGGCCTCACCGCGCACTTCGAGCCGATGATCGACAACGTGGTGGCGGTCAAGCGCAAGGAGGCCGAGGGGCAGTTCGACCTCTTCGGCGGCATGGGCGACGAGGAGACCAGCGAGCCCGGCTTCGGACTCGACGTCGAGTTCACGACCGACGAGTGGGAGAAGACCTATCTGCTCGCCCAGGAGCGGGAGATGCTCGGTCTGTACGTCTCCGACCATCCGCTCTTCGGTCTGGAGCACGTGCTCTCCGACAAGGCCGACGCGGGCATCGCCCAGCTCACCGGCGGTGAGCACGCGGACGGCGCGGTCGTCACCATCGGCGGCATCATCTCGGGCCTCCAGCGCAAGATGACCAAGCAGGGCAACGCCTGGGCGATCGCCACCGTCGAGGACCTCGCGGGTTCCATCGAGTGCATGTTCTTCCCCGCGACCTACCAGCTCGTGTCGACGCAACTCGTCGAGGACGCCGTCGTGTTCGTCAAGGGCCGGCTGGACAAGCGCGAGGACGTGCCGCGGCTCGTCGCGATGGAGCTCCAGGTCCCGGACCTGTCGAACGCGGGCACCAACGCGCCCGTGATCCTCAGCATTCCGGCCACCAGGGTCACCCCGCCGATGGTCAGCCGCCTCGGCGAGATCCTCAGCCACCACCGGGGAGACAGCGAGGTACGGATCAAACTCCAGGGGCCGACCAAGACGACGGTGCTGCGTCTGGACCGGCACCGGGTGAAGCCGGACCCGGCCCTCTTCGGCGACCTGAAGGTACTGCTCGGACCGTCCTGCCTGGCCGGCTGA
- a CDS encoding NYN domain-containing protein, with protein MDRCIVLVDAGYLLGAAASLLAGEPSRSRITVDHPALIQGLRERAESDTERPLLRIYWFDGAPDRVPQPEHRRLRVMPRVTVRLGALTRSDGRWAQKGVDAAMHAELTELARNRACSDIVLVTGDGDLLPGMMAAKEHGVAVHLWAVQAADGDYNQSEDLVAEADERRVLDRTWITKAVRAKDFGGICAPSPVPRPEIAAILSAPLPESGLTTAPERQAEEVEHPSAGAASENGAPERVPAAKGVPTPKDLAALRPPGVQPAPPQPASATLRWSSDKGWVDRPGVAEPAEVASMPTLAQLTTAEQRWADREEDITTVGGDPFEVGQVFARRWMERLGDQVHVQKLSGMYPRVPHRIDGELLRYAARFGLLAHKDDQIDEHDRYAIRAGFWREIDVRTAAEHAPVGE; from the coding sequence GTGGACCGCTGCATCGTCCTGGTGGACGCCGGGTATCTGCTGGGGGCCGCCGCCAGTCTCCTCGCCGGGGAACCCTCCCGGTCACGGATCACCGTCGACCACCCCGCCCTGATCCAGGGGCTGCGCGAGCGCGCCGAGTCCGACACGGAGCGGCCCCTGCTGCGCATCTACTGGTTCGACGGGGCACCCGACCGCGTTCCGCAGCCCGAGCACCGCAGGCTGCGCGTGATGCCCCGGGTCACCGTCCGGCTCGGCGCACTGACCCGCAGCGACGGCCGCTGGGCGCAGAAGGGCGTGGACGCCGCGATGCACGCCGAGCTGACCGAACTGGCCCGCAACCGTGCCTGCTCCGACATCGTCCTGGTGACCGGCGACGGAGACCTGCTGCCGGGCATGATGGCCGCCAAGGAGCACGGCGTCGCCGTACATCTGTGGGCCGTGCAGGCGGCCGACGGGGACTACAACCAGTCCGAGGACCTGGTCGCCGAGGCCGACGAGCGGCGCGTCCTGGACCGTACGTGGATCACCAAGGCGGTACGGGCCAAGGACTTCGGCGGGATCTGCGCGCCGTCGCCCGTGCCACGGCCCGAGATCGCCGCGATCCTGTCCGCGCCGCTGCCCGAGTCCGGGCTCACCACGGCGCCCGAGCGGCAGGCCGAGGAGGTCGAGCACCCGTCCGCCGGCGCCGCCTCCGAGAACGGCGCGCCGGAACGCGTTCCCGCGGCCAAGGGCGTACCGACCCCGAAGGACCTCGCCGCGCTGCGGCCCCCCGGCGTCCAGCCCGCCCCGCCGCAACCCGCGTCCGCCACCCTGCGCTGGTCCTCCGACAAGGGCTGGGTCGACCGCCCCGGTGTCGCCGAGCCCGCCGAGGTCGCCTCGATGCCGACGCTGGCCCAGCTGACCACGGCCGAGCAGCGCTGGGCGGACCGCGAGGAGGACATCACCACCGTCGGCGGCGACCCGTTCGAGGTGGGGCAGGTCTTCGCCCGGCGGTGGATGGAGCGGCTGGGGGACCAGGTCCACGTGCAGAAACTGTCCGGGATGTACCCGCGGGTCCCGCACCGGATCGACGGCGAGCTGCTGCGGTACGCGGCCCGGTTCGGACTGCTCGCGCACAAGGACGACCAGATCGACGAGCACGACCGGTACGCGATCCGGGCCGGATTCTGGCGGGAGATCGACGTGCGGACGGCGGCGGAGCACGCACCTGTCGGCGAGTGA